The Alphaproteobacteria bacterium genome contains a region encoding:
- the modA gene encoding molybdate ABC transporter substrate-binding protein — protein MAILRIAAISIVLAFAHLAGARASEITLWTQRAIATVLAEVGPQFEQQTGHKVKVTSDLTARFLQRIDAGEHFDIIVSAAPDLMDGLVRRGKIVAESRTPLVRSGIGVEVRAGAPKPDISSVDAFKHALLNAQSIGYLPAGSGTYIAVMLERLGIADAIKAKVTRPDRDIVSEMVARGELEIGMVVITQILTTPGVDFVGPLPPELQHYVEFVAGVSTESNVRPAVTELLKFLKGPVAIPVIRAQGMEPL, from the coding sequence GTGGCAATTCTCCGGATCGCAGCAATTTCCATCGTTCTCGCATTTGCGCACCTCGCTGGCGCCCGGGCATCCGAAATTACCCTCTGGACGCAACGCGCCATCGCCACCGTGCTTGCGGAAGTCGGTCCACAATTCGAACAGCAGACGGGTCACAAGGTTAAGGTGACTTCCGATCTGACCGCGCGCTTTCTGCAAAGGATCGATGCGGGCGAACACTTCGACATCATCGTTTCGGCGGCCCCTGACCTCATGGATGGTCTGGTCCGGCGCGGCAAAATCGTCGCGGAGTCGCGCACCCCGCTGGTGCGTTCCGGCATCGGAGTCGAAGTACGCGCTGGCGCCCCGAAACCCGACATCAGTTCGGTCGATGCCTTCAAGCACGCACTGCTGAATGCACAATCGATCGGCTATCTGCCAGCCGGCAGCGGCACGTATATCGCCGTGATGCTTGAACGGCTGGGGATTGCCGACGCAATCAAGGCCAAGGTCACGCGGCCGGACAGAGACATCGTGTCGGAAATGGTTGCCAGGGGCGAACTCGAAATCGGGATGGTGGTGATCACGCAGATATTGACGACGCCTGGCGTCGATTTCGTCGGGCCGCTTCCACCGGAACTGCAGCACTATGTCGAGTTTGTCGCCGGGGTAAGCACTGAGTCGAACGTGCGTCCAGCGGTCACGGAGCTGCTCAAGTTCCTGAAGGGACCGGTTGCCATTCCGGTTATCCGCGCCCAGGGGATGGAGCCGCTCTGA
- a CDS encoding S9 family peptidase, with protein sequence MLERTRRLPPAPRAERQAKTSRWHGSTLADDYAWLRADNWREVMRDPSALEPKIRDYLEAENAYTAAALAHTQALQKTLFAEMKGRIKEDDSTVPSPDGPHAYYVRYREGGQHPVLCRQPRDGGPEQELLDGDALAAGKAYFQLDGSAHSPDHKLLAWSADDKGSEYDTLHVRDLSTGRDLPDEIPDLEGSVVWSADSTAVYYVRLDANHRPSRVYRHRLGTPAADDTLVYEEQDSRFFISLAGLQSGRYAAISVADHETSECWLIDLAEPDAKPRLVTARETSVQYDVEYHPSWDGEERLVIRTNADKAEDFKVMLAPLAHPGRENWRDLIPHRRGIFVLATIVLSDWLIRLERENSLPRIVVRHIASGEEHTISFPEEAYALGADGGDEFVTDRLRFYYSSMTTPSEVWDYDLKTRARTLRKRQEVPSGHDPAAYVTRRIEARAPDGEMVPISILHRRDVKPDGTPPLLLYGYGAYGHAIAASFSTGRLSLVDRGFVYAIAHIRGGTDKGWHWYQDGKLTKKPNTFTDFIAAAEHLLATGYAAPGKIIAHGGSAGGMLMGAIANIRPDLFGGIIAEVPFVDVMNTMLDDTLPLTPPEWQEWGNPITDANAFRIMVGYSPYDNVRAQDYPALLVLAGLTDPRVTYWEPAKWVAKLRELNTASNLIALRTNMEAGHGGAAGRFDRLKEVALSYAFAIDVVGAQTS encoded by the coding sequence ATGCTCGAGCGCACCAGACGCCTTCCTCCCGCGCCGCGGGCCGAGCGGCAGGCCAAAACATCGCGCTGGCACGGCAGCACGCTCGCGGACGACTATGCGTGGCTCCGCGCCGACAACTGGCGCGAGGTGATGCGCGACCCTTCGGCGCTCGAGCCGAAAATCCGCGACTATCTGGAGGCCGAGAACGCCTATACGGCTGCAGCGCTTGCGCACACGCAAGCGCTGCAGAAAACGCTGTTCGCCGAAATGAAGGGCCGCATCAAGGAGGACGACTCCACGGTGCCGAGCCCCGACGGGCCGCACGCCTATTACGTGCGCTATCGCGAAGGCGGGCAACATCCGGTCCTGTGCCGCCAGCCGCGCGACGGCGGCCCCGAACAGGAACTCCTCGACGGCGACGCACTCGCGGCGGGCAAGGCCTACTTTCAGCTCGACGGCAGCGCCCATTCGCCCGACCACAAGCTGCTCGCCTGGTCGGCCGACGACAAGGGCTCGGAGTACGACACGCTGCACGTGCGCGATCTTTCCACCGGTCGCGATCTGCCGGATGAAATTCCGGACCTCGAAGGCTCTGTCGTGTGGAGCGCGGACTCAACCGCCGTCTATTACGTGCGGCTCGATGCCAACCACCGGCCCTCGCGCGTTTACCGGCACAGGCTCGGCACCCCAGCGGCGGACGACACGCTGGTCTACGAGGAACAGGACAGCCGGTTTTTCATCTCCCTCGCCGGGCTGCAGTCCGGGCGCTATGCGGCGATCTCGGTTGCCGATCACGAGACGTCCGAATGCTGGCTCATCGATCTGGCGGAGCCAGATGCAAAGCCCCGCCTTGTCACGGCGCGCGAGACGTCGGTGCAGTACGATGTCGAATATCATCCAAGCTGGGATGGCGAAGAACGCCTCGTGATCCGCACCAACGCCGACAAGGCCGAGGACTTCAAGGTCATGCTCGCGCCGCTGGCCCATCCAGGCCGTGAAAACTGGCGCGACCTCATCCCGCACCGGCGCGGCATCTTCGTGCTTGCCACGATCGTGCTGTCGGACTGGCTGATCCGGCTCGAGCGCGAGAACAGTCTGCCGCGCATCGTGGTGCGGCATATCGCGAGCGGCGAAGAGCACACGATCTCGTTTCCGGAAGAAGCCTATGCGCTCGGTGCCGACGGCGGCGACGAGTTCGTCACCGACCGCCTGCGCTTCTACTATTCGTCCATGACCACACCCAGCGAGGTGTGGGACTACGATCTGAAGACGCGTGCACGGACCTTGCGCAAGCGGCAGGAGGTGCCGAGCGGACACGATCCCGCTGCCTACGTGACGCGGCGGATCGAGGCCCGCGCCCCCGACGGCGAGATGGTGCCGATCTCGATCCTGCACCGCCGCGACGTGAAGCCGGACGGCACCCCGCCGCTGTTGCTCTACGGCTACGGCGCCTATGGCCATGCGATCGCCGCATCGTTCTCGACCGGCCGCCTGTCGCTGGTCGATCGCGGCTTCGTCTATGCGATCGCGCATATCCGCGGCGGGACCGACAAGGGCTGGCACTGGTACCAGGACGGCAAGCTCACGAAGAAACCGAACACCTTCACCGACTTCATTGCGGCCGCCGAGCACCTGCTCGCGACCGGCTATGCGGCGCCGGGCAAGATCATCGCGCATGGCGGATCGGCCGGCGGCATGCTGATGGGCGCGATCGCGAACATACGGCCCGACCTCTTCGGCGGCATCATCGCCGAAGTGCCGTTCGTCGATGTGATGAACACCATGCTCGACGACACGCTGCCGCTCACGCCGCCCGAGTGGCAGGAATGGGGCAACCCGATCACCGATGCGAATGCGTTTCGCATCATGGTCGGCTACTCGCCCTACGACAACGTGCGCGCGCAGGACTATCCGGCGCTGCTCGTGCTCGCAGGGCTGACCGATCCGCGCGTGACCTATTGGGAGCCGGCGAAGTGGGTCGCGAAGCTGCGCGAGCTCAACACGGCAAGCAATCTGATCGCGCTGCGTACCAACATGGAAGCGGGCCACGGCGGCGCTGCCGGACGCTTCGATCGATTGAAGGAGGTTGCGTTGTCCTATGCGTTCGCGATTGATGTTGTGGGTGCACAGACGAGCTAG
- a CDS encoding peptidoglycan-binding domain-containing protein: MPERAIAVDPREFESEGLRGLLGRALGRNPLDAVGIFVLVIAAGAILINALYRQPGPHPAPIFSIKPRPVASEPAGGVVPAMPRARPESVAPAKGEAAARPRADIITDVQRELSRRGLYDGPVDGMVGPKTDAAIRDFETSTKLKVTGDASEEVLRAIMRMPLKTEVAAPRPRPDPIADLIAPPQRVTAVQRALNDYGYGPMKVTGNFGAETVSAIQKFERDRKLPVTGQISPRLLRELAALAGRPLE, encoded by the coding sequence GTGCCTGAGCGAGCCATCGCGGTCGATCCGCGCGAATTCGAGAGCGAAGGCCTGCGCGGACTGTTGGGCCGTGCGCTTGGACGCAATCCCCTCGATGCGGTCGGGATCTTTGTTCTGGTGATCGCCGCCGGCGCGATCCTGATCAATGCGCTCTACCGGCAGCCGGGTCCGCATCCCGCGCCGATCTTCTCGATCAAGCCGCGTCCGGTCGCGAGCGAGCCCGCGGGCGGCGTCGTGCCGGCGATGCCGCGCGCGCGGCCGGAAAGCGTTGCGCCGGCGAAGGGCGAGGCGGCCGCGCGTCCGCGCGCCGACATCATCACGGACGTCCAGCGCGAGCTCTCGCGCCGCGGTCTCTACGACGGCCCCGTCGACGGCATGGTCGGACCGAAGACCGACGCCGCGATCCGGGATTTCGAGACCTCAACGAAGCTCAAGGTCACCGGCGACGCGAGCGAGGAAGTACTGCGCGCGATCATGCGGATGCCGCTCAAGACCGAGGTTGCCGCTCCCCGCCCGCGGCCAGACCCGATCGCAGACCTGATTGCGCCGCCGCAACGGGTGACGGCCGTACAGCGCGCGCTGAACGACTACGGCTACGGGCCGATGAAGGTGACGGGAAATTTTGGCGCCGAAACCGTCTCGGCGATCCAGAAGTTCGAACGTGACCGTAAGCTGCCGGTCACGGGCCAGATCTCGCCTCGGCTCCTGCGTGAGCTTGCAGCGCTCGCCGGGCGGCCGTTGGAATAG
- a CDS encoding DUF1254 domain-containing protein has translation MIRWLLWLLGGLVLGGIVHLATVLLLPRTATQDAYTRLSASAPVNAIMPLPASTPDDAVLPFMDPAFATAVCRYDLASGPLQLRVPVSQAYTSVSFYARSGIAYYAINDRAAGRRVIELDLMTTQQRADIPDDEEITAADRLIVESPTPRGLILIRTFGPEPGLMPMARRALASAQCRTQS, from the coding sequence ATGATCCGCTGGCTGCTGTGGTTGTTAGGCGGACTGGTGCTCGGCGGCATCGTACATCTCGCAACCGTGCTGCTGCTGCCGCGCACGGCAACGCAGGACGCCTACACCCGGCTCTCGGCGAGCGCTCCCGTCAACGCCATCATGCCCCTGCCCGCCTCGACACCGGACGATGCGGTGCTGCCCTTCATGGACCCGGCCTTTGCGACTGCGGTCTGCCGCTATGATCTCGCGTCAGGTCCGCTGCAGCTCCGCGTGCCCGTCAGTCAGGCCTACACATCCGTCTCGTTCTATGCACGCAGCGGCATCGCCTACTACGCAATCAACGACCGCGCCGCGGGCCGGCGCGTCATCGAGCTCGACCTGATGACGACACAGCAGCGCGCGGATATTCCCGACGACGAGGAAATCACCGCCGCCGACCGGTTGATCGTGGAATCACCGACACCAAGGGGTCTGATCCTGATCCGCACCTTCGGCCCGGAGCCGGGGCTGATGCCGATGGCACGCCGCGCGCTGGCTTCAGCCCAGTGCCGCACGCAATCCTGA
- a CDS encoding helix-turn-helix domain-containing protein yields MASLDRARHSGRVPGVSLAPAQRAADLISAAVAAAFTVPISELRASSRQSAPVALARQSAMYLAHVTLGLSFAEVGRAFGRDRTTAAHACRRIEDRRTENRLDTALAELEQAVRRDLVSTLGAAS; encoded by the coding sequence ATGGCCAGTCTGGACAGAGCCCGGCACTCCGGCAGAGTTCCCGGAGTATCGCTGGCGCCCGCCCAACGCGCCGCCGACCTGATCAGCGCAGCGGTCGCTGCGGCATTCACGGTCCCGATCAGTGAGCTGCGCGCCTCCTCGCGCCAGAGCGCGCCGGTGGCACTGGCGCGCCAAAGCGCGATGTACCTCGCGCATGTCACGCTCGGCCTGTCGTTTGCCGAGGTCGGCCGCGCGTTCGGCCGCGATCGCACCACCGCGGCTCATGCGTGCCGCAGGATCGAAGACCGCCGCACCGAGAACCGGCTTGATACCGCCTTGGCCGAACTGGAGCAGGCGGTTCGGCGCGATCTGGTCTCGACGTTGGGAGCCGCTTCGTGA
- a CDS encoding DUF1214 domain-containing protein, protein MRLLIGLLFSFAVAAIFGLGLTQFALTRGTAFGAITIGAWTAWPKTGTADIDPYARAAIARSGELPIGSGDGVAFFASTDDVGRPLDGRCMVTLAGTTPPARFWTVTLYDLDGRLVPNAADRYGFTSQEIARRADGSFEVVLAPRARPGNWLPTGGIDRYVVVLRLYDTPVGVATRTARDAPMPAVTAGACA, encoded by the coding sequence ATGCGCCTGCTGATCGGACTTCTGTTCTCGTTCGCGGTCGCCGCGATTTTCGGCCTCGGGCTTACCCAGTTTGCCCTGACGCGCGGCACCGCGTTCGGCGCAATCACGATCGGCGCGTGGACCGCGTGGCCGAAAACCGGGACAGCAGACATCGACCCGTACGCGCGCGCGGCGATTGCGCGCAGCGGCGAGCTCCCGATCGGTTCGGGTGACGGCGTCGCATTCTTCGCCTCCACGGACGACGTCGGCCGTCCGCTCGACGGACGCTGCATGGTGACGCTCGCCGGCACCACGCCGCCCGCGCGCTTCTGGACTGTGACGCTCTACGATCTCGACGGACGGCTCGTTCCCAACGCGGCGGATCGATACGGATTCACCAGCCAGGAGATCGCGCGGCGCGCTGACGGATCGTTCGAGGTCGTGCTCGCGCCGCGCGCGCGGCCGGGCAACTGGCTCCCGACCGGCGGCATCGACCGCTACGTGGTGGTGCTGCGCCTCTACGATACGCCGGTGGGCGTCGCGACGCGGACCGCCAGGGACGCACCGATGCCTGCTGTTACGGCGGGAGCCTGCGCATGA
- a CDS encoding DUF5330 domain-containing protein, with product MFFLLRTAFWLSIVIALLPAPESMKPESGVGAAQAVGAASATFSDMSQFCTRQPDACQIGSQALAHFGHKAQASAKWLYDMVTSKSASQTGAVESKAVAEGDSQNTLTQADAAPAWRGSAQRQADLKRPQ from the coding sequence ATGTTCTTTCTTTTGCGCACGGCGTTCTGGCTCAGCATCGTGATCGCGCTGCTGCCGGCACCGGAGTCGATGAAACCGGAATCGGGCGTCGGGGCCGCTCAAGCCGTGGGCGCGGCGTCCGCGACGTTCTCCGACATGAGCCAGTTCTGCACGCGTCAGCCTGATGCGTGCCAGATCGGCTCTCAGGCGCTCGCCCACTTCGGCCACAAGGCGCAGGCGAGCGCAAAGTGGCTCTACGATATGGTCACCTCGAAATCCGCGTCGCAGACCGGAGCGGTCGAGTCCAAGGCCGTGGCCGAAGGCGATTCCCAGAACACGCTGACGCAGGCCGACGCGGCCCCCGCGTGGCGTGGTTCGGCACAGCGCCAAGCCGACCTGAAGCGCCCGCAATAG
- a CDS encoding ATP-binding protein, with translation MNLFAQIGAYIDQLVHPSARLDPLTAARHRAFIAPRFIGGSIALTALPIHLALSGVPGTLEILFYAWLAAPIAVATYLSRTGHYEGAQLASSASLAALIATVSLASGGIASFAAVWLVVIPLEAALSASRRVVLIASGMAFVVAAMLYATGASAAFAVATGASHTLMMLGVISAALYATGLALGSASLARTSSRLLVVEEDRYRLLARNITDVITRHRRNGTVRFASPAAEPLFGVAPKTLLGHGLFDRVHVADRPAYLTALANAATQGVGSSVEFRIRRESPGQPQGHAPFIWVEMRCRALDRTAGEKDAENEVVAVIRDVTDRKMQEHAVEDARQEAERANAAKSRFLATMSHELRTPLNAIIGFSEMLTNEEMMQLDAARRREYATLIGESGHHLLSVVNGILDMSKIESGNFEITAEPFTPAPVIGTCCDLMALRAREAGIDLICRVPDDLPDIVADKRAVKQILINLLSNAIKFTQRGGKVVVSAAMRGTDIVLRVEDTGVGIGEEDLRHVGDPFFQARTAYDRPHDGTGLGLSIVKGLIELHGGELGIESRVGSGTSVSVRLPKDCEKARMTDVAPKIERLPIPEPPAISDLRMRKRA, from the coding sequence GTGAATCTGTTCGCGCAAATCGGCGCATACATCGATCAGCTGGTGCATCCGTCGGCGCGGCTCGATCCGCTGACCGCCGCGCGCCATCGGGCGTTCATTGCGCCGCGCTTCATCGGCGGCTCGATCGCGCTCACCGCGCTGCCCATTCATCTCGCGCTCAGCGGCGTGCCGGGCACGCTCGAAATCCTGTTTTACGCCTGGCTCGCGGCCCCGATTGCGGTCGCCACCTATCTGTCCCGCACCGGACATTATGAAGGCGCGCAGCTTGCCTCGTCCGCCTCGCTCGCTGCGCTCATCGCAACGGTCAGCCTTGCGAGCGGCGGTATTGCGTCGTTCGCCGCGGTGTGGCTGGTGGTCATACCGCTCGAGGCCGCGCTCTCCGCCTCGCGCCGCGTCGTCCTCATCGCGTCGGGCATGGCCTTCGTCGTCGCCGCGATGCTGTATGCGACCGGGGCGTCTGCCGCGTTCGCCGTTGCGACCGGGGCTTCGCACACGCTGATGATGCTCGGCGTCATATCTGCCGCGCTTTACGCAACCGGGCTGGCACTCGGCAGCGCGTCGCTCGCGCGCACCAGTTCGCGCTTGCTTGTTGTGGAAGAGGACCGCTATCGCCTGCTCGCCCGAAACATCACCGACGTCATCACGCGCCATCGCCGCAATGGAACGGTGCGGTTTGCCTCGCCCGCCGCCGAACCGTTGTTCGGCGTTGCGCCCAAGACATTGCTCGGACACGGCCTGTTCGATCGCGTCCATGTGGCGGACCGTCCCGCCTACCTGACCGCGCTTGCGAATGCCGCAACCCAGGGCGTCGGCAGCTCGGTCGAGTTCCGCATCCGGCGCGAATCGCCCGGACAGCCGCAGGGGCATGCCCCCTTCATCTGGGTCGAGATGCGCTGCCGGGCGCTCGATCGCACGGCGGGCGAGAAGGATGCCGAAAACGAAGTCGTGGCCGTGATCCGCGACGTGACCGACCGGAAAATGCAGGAGCACGCAGTCGAGGATGCGCGGCAGGAAGCCGAGCGCGCCAATGCGGCGAAGAGCCGATTCCTCGCGACCATGAGCCACGAGCTGCGTACGCCGCTCAATGCCATCATCGGCTTCTCCGAGATGCTGACCAATGAAGAGATGATGCAACTCGATGCCGCGCGCCGCCGCGAGTATGCGACGCTGATCGGCGAGTCGGGACATCACCTGCTGTCGGTCGTCAACGGTATTCTCGACATGTCGAAGATCGAGTCGGGAAATTTCGAGATCACGGCCGAGCCGTTCACGCCGGCGCCGGTGATCGGCACGTGTTGCGACCTGATGGCGTTGCGCGCGCGAGAGGCGGGTATCGACCTGATCTGCCGCGTTCCGGATGATCTGCCCGACATTGTCGCCGACAAGCGCGCGGTCAAGCAGATCCTGATCAACCTGCTTTCGAACGCGATCAAGTTCACGCAGCGCGGCGGCAAGGTGGTCGTGAGTGCGGCCATGCGCGGCACCGATATCGTCTTGCGCGTGGAGGACACCGGCGTCGGCATCGGTGAGGAGGACCTGCGGCATGTGGGCGATCCCTTCTTCCAGGCGCGCACCGCCTATGATCGCCCGCACGATGGGACGGGACTTGGGCTCTCGATCGTGAAGGGGCTCATCGAGCTTCACGGCGGAGAGCTTGGCATCGAGAGCCGTGTCGGGTCGGGTACCAGCGTATCGGTGCGGCTGCCGAAGGATTGCGAAAAGGCGCGCATGACCGACGTCGCGCCAAAGATCGAGCGTCTGCCCATTCCCGAACCGCCCGCAATTTCAGACCTGAGGATGAGAAAACGTGCCTGA
- a CDS encoding SufE family protein, producing MTAAIDDIIENFALLDEWDDRYRYVIELGRTLETLPEELRSEANKVQGCASQVWLATRVGPDGAAGPTLSFVGDSDAHIVRGLIAILFALYSGKHAPEILDTDAVALFERLGLREHLTPQRSNGFRSMVERIKADARSALAQAA from the coding sequence ATGACTGCGGCGATCGACGACATCATCGAGAATTTCGCCCTGCTCGACGAGTGGGACGATCGCTACCGCTATGTCATCGAGCTCGGCCGGACGCTCGAGACGCTGCCGGAGGAGCTGCGCAGCGAGGCGAACAAGGTACAGGGCTGCGCCAGCCAGGTGTGGCTTGCGACCCGCGTCGGACCGGATGGCGCTGCCGGCCCCACGCTCTCGTTCGTCGGCGACAGCGATGCGCATATCGTGCGCGGGCTGATCGCGATTCTGTTTGCGCTCTATTCTGGCAAGCATGCGCCGGAGATCCTCGACACCGACGCGGTCGCGCTGTTCGAACGGCTCGGGCTGCGCGAACACCTGACGCCGCAGCGCTCGAACGGCTTCCGCTCCATGGTCGAGCGCATCAAGGCGGATGCGCGGTCGGCGCTTGCGCAAGCGGCTTAA
- a CDS encoding MucR family transcriptional regulator: protein MNDTPSGSYISLTADIVSAYVSNNTVSANDIPSLISQVHSALMRVSGGQSDSQPEPLKPAISVKKSITPDYLVCLEDGKKFKSLKRHLRTQYNMTPEAYREKWGLPPDYPMVAPNYAAARSQLAKQMGLGQQRRRRSK from the coding sequence ATGAATGATACCCCCAGCGGCAGCTACATCTCGCTCACTGCCGACATCGTGTCGGCCTACGTGAGCAACAACACGGTTTCGGCGAACGACATCCCCAGCCTGATCAGCCAAGTCCATTCCGCACTGATGCGCGTTTCCGGGGGGCAGAGCGATTCGCAACCCGAGCCGCTCAAGCCGGCCATCTCGGTGAAGAAATCGATCACGCCCGACTATCTGGTCTGCCTCGAGGACGGCAAGAAGTTCAAATCCCTGAAGCGCCACCTGCGCACGCAATACAACATGACGCCGGAAGCCTACCGCGAGAAATGGGGCCTTCCGCCCGACTATCCGATGGTGGCCCCGAATTATGCGGCGGCCCGGTCTCAGCTCGCCAAGCAGATGGGCCTCGGCCAGCAGCGGCGGCGGCGCTCGAAGTAG
- a CDS encoding DUF2336 domain-containing protein, whose amino-acid sequence MSAVFPKLEGLDSLARRDGVDTRPTLLRVLTDLYVQKPAHTSEEERHYTELALQLLDSVDLQTRTTVARKLGPYAGTPPSVARRLARDVIEVADPILRHTQVLTIAELDAVARDFGINHAVVIAARREPEPKAAPRPQSEARPAAQPRPAGGEELGLAELFFSAESSARRMLLMSLGSAETEQPQTVQPVATNQALEVAALGRDRAGFTRLLESALNLTHEQAERIVTDPSGEPLLIAAKALAMPSIALQRILMFIDPAIGESVHRVFDLASLYERVSADAAHKIIASLRGHEPVRTRRPSHRPMYYDDEATRGRRGSVARRPAAAEPQAPARTEPATRQRTR is encoded by the coding sequence GTGTCAGCGGTATTTCCCAAGCTCGAGGGCCTCGACAGCCTTGCGCGGCGCGACGGCGTCGACACGCGTCCGACGCTGCTGCGCGTCCTGACCGACCTTTATGTGCAGAAACCGGCGCACACCTCGGAGGAAGAGCGCCACTACACCGAGCTTGCATTGCAGTTGCTCGACTCGGTCGATCTGCAAACCCGCACAACCGTTGCCAGGAAGCTCGGCCCCTACGCGGGCACGCCGCCCTCCGTGGCGCGCCGGCTCGCGCGCGACGTGATCGAGGTCGCCGATCCGATCCTTCGGCACACCCAGGTCTTGACGATTGCCGAGCTCGACGCTGTCGCACGTGACTTCGGCATCAATCATGCGGTTGTCATCGCGGCGCGCCGCGAGCCGGAACCGAAAGCCGCCCCGAGGCCGCAGAGTGAGGCGCGCCCGGCCGCGCAGCCGCGGCCCGCCGGCGGTGAAGAGCTGGGCCTCGCCGAGCTGTTCTTCTCGGCAGAGTCGTCCGCGCGCCGCATGCTGCTGATGAGCCTCGGCTCGGCCGAAACCGAACAGCCGCAGACCGTCCAGCCGGTCGCGACCAATCAGGCACTGGAAGTCGCCGCACTTGGGCGCGATCGCGCGGGCTTCACGAGGCTGCTGGAGAGTGCGCTCAATCTGACTCACGAACAGGCCGAGCGCATCGTGACCGATCCGTCGGGCGAACCCTTGCTCATCGCCGCCAAGGCGCTCGCCATGCCGTCGATCGCGCTCCAGCGCATCCTGATGTTCATCGATCCGGCGATCGGCGAGTCGGTACACCGCGTATTCGATCTTGCGAGCCTCTACGAGCGCGTCAGCGCCGATGCCGCGCACAAGATCATCGCGAGCCTGCGCGGCCACGAGCCCGTGCGCACCCGCCGGCCCAGCCACCGCCCGATGTACTACGACGACGAAGCAACACGCGGACGGCGTGGATCGGTTGCCCGGCGTCCCGCCGCTGCCGAGCCGCAGGCGCCGGCACGCACCGAGCCCGCGACGCGTCAGCGGACGAGGTGA
- a CDS encoding DUF6456 domain-containing protein codes for MTKEANRDFREAVETADIDPFRAQHLSIARGRVETADGPVDVSVNELESPLAWLARRKGRDGKPLIEAVQLQAGERLRADFTRANLTPSVTASWDPSRAQGRRGQSGGGTFTDAVVAAREQVNRAVEAVGPEFSSVLLDVCCFLKGLEDVERERRWPARSAKVVLQLGLDRLARHYGLAEVARGRARAPIRTWLDADSAVVVEA; via the coding sequence GTGACCAAGGAAGCCAATCGCGATTTTCGCGAAGCTGTCGAAACCGCTGACATCGACCCCTTCCGCGCGCAGCATCTCAGCATCGCGCGCGGGCGCGTTGAGACAGCCGACGGGCCGGTCGACGTTTCAGTCAACGAGCTGGAAAGCCCGCTCGCCTGGCTCGCGCGCCGCAAAGGGCGTGACGGCAAGCCGCTGATCGAAGCCGTCCAGTTGCAGGCCGGCGAACGGCTGCGCGCCGATTTCACGCGCGCGAACCTGACGCCGAGCGTCACAGCGAGCTGGGATCCGAGCCGCGCGCAGGGCCGGCGCGGCCAGAGCGGAGGCGGCACTTTCACCGACGCGGTCGTCGCGGCGCGCGAGCAGGTCAACCGCGCTGTTGAGGCGGTTGGACCGGAGTTCTCCAGCGTGTTGCTTGACGTGTGCTGCTTTCTCAAAGGGCTCGAGGATGTGGAGCGTGAGCGCCGCTGGCCGGCGCGATCCGCAAAGGTTGTGCTGCAATTGGGGCTTGACCGGCTCGCACGCCATTACGGGCTCGCCGAGGTGGCACGCGGCCGCGCCCGCGCGCCGATCCGGACATGGCTCGATGCAGACAGCGCCGTCGTGGTGGAGGCTTAA
- a CDS encoding DUF1491 family protein yields MRLKSDIWVAAYLRRCQVEGSPAVLRRRGAEEAGAIFVKVSRLDGTADLYGPAPQSVFDEARPSERAFSPALKGLPLPEADVEAYLARQLRFDPDLWIVEVEDRAGRHFLDHLVR; encoded by the coding sequence ATGCGCCTCAAATCCGATATCTGGGTTGCCGCCTACCTGCGCCGCTGTCAGGTCGAGGGCTCGCCAGCGGTGCTGCGCCGGCGCGGCGCCGAGGAGGCGGGTGCGATCTTCGTCAAGGTGAGCCGGCTCGACGGCACGGCGGATCTGTATGGACCGGCGCCGCAGTCGGTGTTCGACGAGGCGCGCCCGAGCGAGCGGGCCTTCAGCCCCGCACTCAAGGGCCTGCCACTGCCGGAAGCCGATGTGGAAGCCTATCTCGCGCGCCAGCTCCGCTTCGATCCCGACCTCTGGATCGTCGAGGTCGAGGACCGGGCCGGGCGGCACTTTCTCGATCACCTCGTCCGCTGA